From Luteococcus japonicus, one genomic window encodes:
- a CDS encoding carbon starvation CstA family protein has protein sequence MTRPDLPADLPPTSLDEQTIEQEKKLSPKQIIIWGAIALLGAVSWAAIALARKESINGIWFVFAAVCSYLIAHRFYATFIEKVLVKPDDRRATPAEYAYNGHDFVPTDRRILYGHHFAAIAGAGPLVGPVLAAQMGYLPGTIWIIVGVIVAGAVQDYLVLFISMRRGGRSLGQMAKDELGPIGGTAALLATLSIMLMIVAILALVVVNSLGDSPWGVFSVGMTIPIALFMGVYLRYLRPGRVMEVSVIGCIMLLAAIIGGGYVSKTAWGVAWFHLDKPTVAWCLIVYGFIAAILPVWLLLAPRDYLSTFMKVGVIAMLAIAIVFVQPTITVPAISEYASRSDGPVFAGSLFPFLFVTIACGALSGFHAMIASGTTPKMVEKERQTKLIGYGGMLMESFVAIMALVAAVSIDRGIYFSMNSAAGATQGTVEGAVQYVNSLGLTGVHVDAATLTETARNVGEQSIVSRTGGAPTLAVGLAHIMHQVFGGPAMMSFWYHFAIMFEALFILTSVDAGTRVARFMLADALGNFHARFRDPSWKVGAWLTTAVMVAGWGSILIMGVTDPLGGINTLFPLFGIANQLLAALALSICAVVFARKGARNALWIIVIPWLFTAVITVYGSYLKIFSSNPKVGYFANHKLYADAIKAGKTELGAAKNLDQMNAVSFNTMVQGCLSVLFVVCTLIVFVFAAVRTVQALKAGGGVSSEDPALPAQLYAPAGLGASAPEKALEKEWAAYYASHPDAQLVKTGH, from the coding sequence ATGACGCGGCCTGACTTGCCGGCCGACCTCCCACCCACTTCGCTCGACGAACAGACCATCGAGCAGGAGAAGAAGCTCTCCCCCAAACAGATCATCATCTGGGGAGCCATCGCCCTGCTCGGAGCCGTCTCCTGGGCCGCCATCGCGCTGGCCCGCAAGGAGTCCATCAACGGCATCTGGTTCGTCTTCGCTGCTGTCTGCAGCTACCTGATCGCCCACCGCTTCTACGCCACCTTCATCGAGAAGGTGCTCGTCAAGCCCGACGACCGTCGCGCCACCCCGGCCGAGTACGCCTACAACGGCCATGACTTCGTGCCGACGGACCGCCGCATCCTCTACGGCCACCACTTCGCCGCCATCGCCGGAGCCGGGCCGCTGGTCGGCCCGGTCCTTGCTGCGCAGATGGGCTACCTGCCGGGAACCATCTGGATCATCGTCGGCGTGATCGTCGCCGGCGCGGTCCAGGACTACCTGGTGCTGTTCATCTCCATGCGTCGCGGCGGCCGTTCGCTGGGGCAGATGGCCAAGGACGAGCTCGGCCCCATCGGCGGCACCGCCGCCCTGCTGGCCACCCTGTCCATCATGCTGATGATCGTCGCCATCCTCGCGCTGGTAGTCGTCAACTCCCTGGGTGACAGCCCTTGGGGCGTCTTCAGCGTCGGCATGACCATCCCGATCGCGCTGTTCATGGGCGTCTACCTGCGCTACCTGCGCCCGGGCCGGGTGATGGAGGTCTCCGTCATCGGCTGCATCATGCTGCTGGCGGCCATCATTGGCGGCGGCTACGTCTCCAAGACCGCCTGGGGCGTCGCCTGGTTCCACCTGGACAAGCCCACCGTCGCCTGGTGCCTGATCGTCTACGGCTTCATCGCCGCCATCCTGCCCGTCTGGCTGCTGCTGGCCCCGCGCGACTACCTGTCCACCTTCATGAAGGTGGGCGTGATCGCGATGCTCGCCATCGCCATCGTCTTCGTGCAGCCGACAATCACCGTCCCGGCCATCAGCGAGTACGCCTCGCGCTCCGACGGCCCGGTCTTCGCCGGTTCGCTCTTCCCCTTCCTCTTCGTCACCATCGCCTGCGGTGCGCTGTCCGGATTCCACGCGATGATCGCGTCGGGCACGACCCCGAAGATGGTGGAGAAGGAGCGCCAAACCAAGCTGATCGGCTACGGCGGCATGTTGATGGAGTCCTTCGTCGCCATCATGGCGCTGGTGGCCGCGGTCAGCATCGACCGGGGCATCTACTTCTCGATGAACTCCGCGGCGGGAGCCACCCAAGGCACCGTCGAGGGCGCCGTGCAGTACGTGAACTCCCTGGGGCTCACCGGCGTGCACGTCGACGCGGCGACGCTGACCGAGACCGCACGCAATGTCGGTGAGCAGTCGATCGTCTCCCGCACGGGTGGCGCCCCTACCCTGGCCGTCGGGCTGGCACACATCATGCACCAGGTCTTCGGTGGCCCGGCGATGATGAGCTTCTGGTACCACTTCGCCATCATGTTCGAGGCGCTGTTCATCCTCACCAGCGTCGACGCCGGAACCCGTGTGGCCCGTTTCATGCTGGCCGATGCGCTGGGCAACTTCCACGCCCGCTTCCGCGATCCCAGCTGGAAGGTCGGTGCCTGGTTGACCACCGCTGTGATGGTGGCCGGCTGGGGATCGATCCTGATCATGGGCGTCACCGACCCGCTGGGCGGCATCAACACCCTCTTCCCGCTGTTCGGGATCGCCAACCAGCTGCTGGCCGCCCTGGCGCTGAGCATCTGCGCCGTGGTCTTCGCCCGCAAGGGCGCCCGCAATGCGCTGTGGATCATCGTCATCCCGTGGCTGTTCACCGCCGTGATCACCGTCTACGGCAGTTACCTCAAGATCTTCAGCAGCAACCCGAAGGTGGGCTACTTCGCCAATCACAAGCTGTACGCCGACGCGATCAAGGCCGGCAAGACCGAGCTGGGTGCCGCGAAGAACCTGGACCAGATGAATGCCGTCAGCTTCAACACCATGGTGCAGGGGTGCCTGTCGGTGCTCTTCGTGGTGTGCACGCTGATCGTCTTCGTCTTCGCCGCGGTGCGCACGGTGCAGGCGCTGAAAGCTGGCGGGGGAGTCTCCTCGGAGGATCCGGCCCTGCCGGCACAGCTCTACGCGCCGGCAGGTTTGGGCGCCTCGGCCCCGGAGAAGGCCCTGGAGAAGGAGTGGGCCGCCTACTACGCGTCGCATCCTGATGCGCAGCTGGTGAAGACGGGCCACTGA
- the pepN gene encoding aminopeptidase N, whose product MSTGNISRAEARVRSTGITVESYHSTIDVRRATDQSHDTFGVHCVIVLDTSLDSTTLDFLDAIVHRVVVNGEVQAVDYDGARFPVQLTPGRNVVEVSAAGRYSRSGQGLHRFLDPVDQQTYLYTQYEPADARRVFPNFEQPDLKAVHHITVLAPEGWQVRSNQPRVAGGPIKGDDDQFDGVRHAFGPTPPLSTYLTCIIAGPWHEQTSSWTSDDGLEVPLGALCRQSLAPHFDAEKIFEVTRQGMDFYHRAFGFPYPWGKYDQVFVPEYNLGAMENPGLVTFTEAYIHRSAATRAQYQGRANTILHEMAHMWFGDLVTPQWWDDLWLKESFAEFMGAHVSVQATEFTDAWVAFAGRRKAWAYAQDQLPTTHPIVADIADVEAAKQNFDGITYAKGAAVLKQLVAHVGVDAFFAGARAYFQQHAFSSATLADLLASLQEASGRDLDEWAACWLQTAGPDTLTPVIETADGRITRLAIRQESLDARDGTVVGRPHTLAVGLYRVVDGMLRRTDRLEVDLAGGPSTDLPQAVGLSAPDLVLVNDEDLTYAKVVLDPASLETVRAHLSGVDDALARALVWAALWNMTRDAVLPARDYLAIAMDHALAETDAATLTDVLARVDSCLNLYLPPEAREEAAGPVAERIWQELVAARPGSDAQVVLARSIARLGLRVDILSPRITTLLDGSLVLDGLELGPELRWMFARALTAQQIWGMAELDEELRRDPSADGVTARLEALASRPSAEVKAQVWQDLHTPDALSNDHVDALVSGFGTPGQEELAAPAAGGYFEWLTEVWQQHSIEIAQRLVGGLFPKTADGREGAQRWLDQTDDAPAALRRMVVEGADDAARIQRVLAFNS is encoded by the coding sequence GTGAGTACAGGAAACATCAGCCGGGCCGAGGCCCGCGTCCGCAGCACCGGGATCACCGTCGAGAGCTACCACAGCACCATCGACGTGAGGAGGGCCACCGACCAGTCCCACGACACCTTCGGCGTGCACTGCGTCATCGTGCTGGACACCTCTCTGGACTCCACGACGCTGGACTTCCTCGACGCCATCGTGCACCGGGTGGTGGTCAACGGTGAGGTTCAGGCGGTGGACTACGACGGGGCCCGCTTCCCTGTCCAGCTGACCCCCGGCCGCAATGTCGTCGAGGTGAGCGCCGCGGGTCGCTACAGCCGCTCCGGACAGGGTCTGCACCGCTTCCTGGACCCGGTGGACCAGCAGACCTACCTGTACACGCAGTACGAACCGGCGGATGCGCGTCGCGTCTTCCCCAATTTCGAGCAGCCGGACCTCAAGGCCGTCCACCACATCACCGTGCTGGCGCCTGAGGGGTGGCAGGTTCGCTCCAACCAGCCCCGTGTGGCGGGCGGCCCCATCAAGGGCGACGATGACCAGTTCGACGGGGTACGCCACGCCTTCGGCCCCACGCCGCCGTTGTCCACCTACCTGACCTGCATCATCGCCGGGCCCTGGCATGAACAGACCTCCTCGTGGACTTCCGACGACGGCCTGGAGGTGCCCCTTGGTGCCCTGTGCCGGCAGAGCCTGGCGCCGCACTTCGACGCCGAGAAGATCTTCGAGGTCACGCGGCAGGGGATGGACTTCTACCACCGCGCCTTCGGCTTCCCCTATCCGTGGGGCAAGTACGACCAGGTCTTCGTGCCCGAGTACAACCTGGGCGCCATGGAGAACCCCGGCCTGGTCACCTTCACCGAGGCCTACATCCACCGCTCCGCCGCCACCCGTGCCCAGTACCAGGGACGCGCGAACACGATCCTGCACGAGATGGCGCACATGTGGTTCGGTGACCTGGTCACCCCGCAGTGGTGGGACGACCTGTGGCTCAAGGAGTCCTTCGCCGAGTTCATGGGTGCCCACGTCAGCGTCCAGGCCACCGAGTTCACCGACGCCTGGGTGGCCTTCGCCGGGCGTCGCAAGGCCTGGGCCTATGCGCAGGACCAGCTGCCCACCACGCACCCGATCGTCGCGGACATCGCTGATGTGGAGGCCGCCAAGCAGAACTTCGACGGCATCACCTATGCCAAGGGCGCCGCGGTGCTCAAGCAGCTGGTGGCCCACGTCGGCGTCGACGCCTTCTTCGCCGGTGCCCGCGCCTACTTCCAGCAGCATGCCTTCTCCTCGGCGACGCTTGCGGACCTGCTGGCCTCGCTGCAGGAGGCCTCCGGCCGGGACCTCGACGAGTGGGCGGCCTGCTGGTTGCAGACCGCGGGGCCGGACACCCTCACCCCGGTCATCGAGACCGCCGACGGGCGGATCACCCGGCTGGCGATCCGCCAGGAGTCGCTGGATGCCCGCGACGGTACGGTCGTGGGACGCCCACACACCCTGGCCGTCGGCCTCTACCGCGTCGTCGACGGCATGCTGCGCCGCACGGACCGGCTGGAGGTGGACCTGGCCGGCGGCCCGTCCACCGATCTGCCGCAGGCCGTCGGGCTGTCGGCACCTGACCTGGTGCTGGTCAATGACGAGGACCTCACCTACGCCAAGGTCGTGCTGGATCCGGCTTCGCTGGAGACGGTGCGTGCCCACCTGTCCGGCGTCGACGATGCCCTGGCCCGCGCCCTGGTCTGGGCTGCCCTGTGGAACATGACCCGCGACGCCGTGCTCCCCGCCCGTGACTACCTCGCCATCGCCATGGACCATGCCTTGGCCGAGACCGATGCGGCCACCCTCACCGACGTGCTCGCGCGGGTGGACAGCTGCCTCAACCTCTACCTGCCCCCGGAAGCTCGCGAGGAGGCGGCCGGGCCCGTCGCCGAGAGGATCTGGCAGGAACTCGTCGCCGCCCGCCCCGGTTCCGACGCGCAGGTGGTGCTGGCCCGCAGCATCGCGCGGCTGGGGCTGCGGGTGGACATCCTCTCCCCGCGGATCACCACGCTGCTCGACGGCAGCCTGGTGCTCGACGGGCTGGAGCTGGGCCCGGAGCTGCGCTGGATGTTCGCCCGTGCCCTCACCGCGCAACAGATCTGGGGGATGGCGGAGCTCGACGAGGAATTGCGTCGCGATCCCTCCGCCGACGGTGTCACCGCCCGGCTGGAGGCCCTGGCCTCCCGGCCCTCCGCCGAGGTGAAGGCGCAGGTCTGGCAGGACCTGCACACGCCCGATGCGCTGAGCAATGACCACGTGGATGCCCTGGTGTCCGGCTTCGGCACGCCCGGGCAGGAGGAGCTGGCCGCACCGGCGGCCGGCGGCTACTTCGAGTGGCTGACAGAGGTCTGGCAGCAGCACTCGATCGAGATCGCCCAGCGCCTGGTCGGGGGGCTCTTCCCGAAGACCGCCGACGGACGTGAGGGCGCACAGCGGTGGTTGGACCAGACGGATGACGCCCCGGCGGCCCTGCGCCGCATGGTGGTGGAGGGCGCCGACGACGCGGCGCGCATCCAGCGGGTCCTCGCCTTCAACTCCTGA
- a CDS encoding N-acetylglucosamine kinase: protein MTTLSVPQTAPVLALDAGQTGIRAELRAGGAVVASQEFDGVLTDRPVIPQLARAAVEALSGVEPGDRPSVLAVGSSGLTDDMRAEELLQLTREAGIGHVRLAHDSITSYLGALGNVTGVVTAAGTGVVTLAVGTRDVARVDGWGHLLGDAGSGFWIGRAALDAVMRAHDGRGPQTALTPLALEEFPDLEAAYMVLQADEHKVSRIASWGRTVAELAKTDEVCREISARAGRELACSALAGLSRVGEDQRPDPALSTVGKVFSSPWIADAFREAVLARHSQARIVPAHGTALDGAALLPTVAPEDALATHIRTA from the coding sequence ATGACAACGCTGTCCGTCCCGCAGACCGCACCCGTACTGGCCCTCGATGCTGGGCAGACCGGTATCCGGGCGGAGCTGCGCGCGGGCGGGGCCGTCGTGGCCAGCCAGGAGTTCGACGGGGTGCTGACCGACCGGCCGGTGATCCCCCAGCTGGCGCGGGCCGCCGTCGAGGCGCTGTCCGGCGTCGAGCCCGGTGATCGTCCCAGCGTGCTCGCCGTGGGCAGTTCGGGGCTCACCGACGACATGCGCGCCGAGGAACTACTGCAGCTGACCCGCGAGGCCGGGATCGGTCACGTGCGCCTGGCGCACGACTCCATCACCAGCTATCTGGGGGCCTTGGGCAATGTCACCGGTGTCGTCACGGCGGCGGGAACCGGCGTCGTGACCCTGGCCGTGGGGACCCGCGACGTGGCCCGCGTCGACGGCTGGGGTCACCTGCTCGGTGACGCCGGGTCGGGCTTCTGGATCGGGCGCGCCGCCCTGGATGCTGTGATGCGCGCCCATGACGGACGTGGCCCGCAGACCGCCCTGACCCCCTTGGCCCTGGAGGAGTTCCCGGACCTGGAGGCGGCCTACATGGTCCTGCAGGCCGACGAGCACAAGGTGAGCCGGATCGCCTCCTGGGGGCGCACCGTTGCCGAACTGGCCAAGACGGACGAGGTCTGCCGCGAGATCAGCGCTCGGGCCGGCCGGGAGCTGGCCTGTTCCGCACTGGCCGGGCTCTCCCGGGTGGGCGAGGACCAGCGGCCGGACCCCGCGCTCAGCACCGTCGGGAAGGTCTTCTCCTCCCCCTGGATTGCCGACGCCTTCCGGGAGGCCGTGCTGGCGCGCCACTCACAGGCACGGATCGTCCCGGCTCACGGCACGGCCCTGGATGGCGCCGCACTGCTCCCGACGGTTGCTCCCGAGGACGCCCTGGCCACCCACATCCGCACCGCCTGA
- a CDS encoding LuxR C-terminal-related transcriptional regulator has protein sequence MNPVIRVALINDHPIVVEGLRTLLQPFPQVDIVELDTFLDVRQPVDLALLDTHAQAAPLHEAVAERLAEASISRLAVFTWTVTEQAVQDALGAGAHGVLSKQLAGDELARALVRIGQGEVVVARNPQEQQAAEDLAATQAGRGRDWPGRDQGLTMRESEMIALICQGLTNEQIAARLYLSPNSVKSYIRSAYHKAGVSSRSRAVLWGIDHGLRPVASRRTA, from the coding sequence GTGAACCCCGTGATCCGAGTCGCCCTGATCAACGACCACCCCATCGTCGTCGAGGGTCTGCGCACCCTGCTGCAGCCCTTCCCGCAGGTGGACATCGTGGAGCTCGACACCTTCCTCGACGTGAGGCAGCCGGTGGACCTGGCGCTGCTCGACACCCACGCCCAGGCCGCTCCGCTGCACGAGGCGGTCGCCGAGAGACTGGCCGAGGCAAGCATCTCCCGGCTCGCGGTCTTCACCTGGACCGTCACCGAACAGGCCGTCCAGGACGCCCTCGGCGCCGGGGCGCATGGCGTGCTGTCCAAGCAACTTGCGGGCGACGAGCTGGCCCGCGCGCTGGTGCGGATCGGGCAGGGCGAGGTCGTCGTCGCCCGGAATCCCCAGGAGCAGCAGGCCGCCGAGGACCTGGCCGCCACCCAGGCTGGCCGTGGCCGCGACTGGCCCGGGCGGGACCAGGGGCTGACCATGCGCGAGTCGGAGATGATCGCCCTGATCTGCCAGGGACTCACCAATGAGCAGATCGCCGCCCGTCTCTACCTGAGCCCCAATTCGGTGAAGTCCTACATCCGCTCCGCCTATCACAAGGCGGGCGTCAGCTCTCGCTCGCGGGCGGTGCTGTGGGGCATCGACCACGGCCTGCGTCCGGTGGCGAGCCGACGCACCGCCTGA
- a CDS encoding PhoX family protein, with protein sequence MDSKRLLPMADHVRGKRSAVTCQLKCDNQCLGEVCNTTSNGYFRDIASSAVSRRAVLGGSAGAVALFGASRFDAPAAAAPLSEQALAEGRRGARRSPLNFEAIRPVDFKVDEFNVPEGYSWKPIIRWGDPLFADSPAFDPKKQTAAAARKQFGYDNDYTEIIDIPGSEGRRAVMFVNHEYTNENIMFPPTMPIEDQREIGMINHGLTVVELERKNTASPFSYVKGARLNRRIVIDDAYRMTGPAAGSELLKTKADPSGTKVLGTLGNCSGGLTPWGTLLSGEENFHSYFRAEGTSPEEKRYGLTDKATVRGWEKSDPRFDTRNKGFENETNRFGWIVEVDPFDPKSTPRKHTALGRFKHEGANVIVAENGHVVAYSGDDEKFDYLYKFVSKRKYRKNDRRHNMRLLEEGDLYVAKFSGNSPASEIDGKGTLPSDGAFDGTGRWLPLTKDGKSMVEGMSLEEVLVHTRIAADRLGATKMDRCEDVQPSLHSRRVYVACTNNSDRAKPGKAGVDEPNPRAENRDGHIVEIDELGEQTSLRFAWNLMLVCGDPATDENTYFAGYPREHVSPISCPDNLAFDSVGNLWISTDGAPDGIGYNDGLFKVTLTGRDRGRVEQFLSVPRDAETCGPIVRDQEKTVFVAVQHPGEEGTWEEPNSYFPDYDNTLPRPTVVQVYKKAPAKGRGRGRK encoded by the coding sequence ATGGACTCCAAGCGTCTCCTCCCGATGGCAGACCACGTGCGCGGCAAGCGTTCGGCGGTCACCTGCCAGCTCAAGTGTGACAACCAGTGCCTTGGCGAGGTGTGCAACACCACCTCCAACGGCTATTTCCGTGACATCGCCTCGTCCGCTGTCTCCCGCCGCGCCGTGCTGGGTGGATCGGCCGGTGCCGTCGCCCTGTTCGGCGCCTCCCGCTTCGATGCCCCGGCCGCGGCCGCCCCGCTGTCCGAGCAGGCCCTGGCCGAGGGCCGCCGCGGCGCCCGTCGCAGCCCGCTGAACTTCGAGGCCATCCGCCCCGTCGACTTCAAGGTCGACGAGTTCAACGTTCCCGAGGGCTACAGCTGGAAGCCGATCATCCGCTGGGGCGACCCGCTCTTCGCCGATTCCCCCGCCTTCGATCCGAAGAAGCAGACCGCTGCCGCGGCTCGCAAGCAGTTCGGCTACGACAACGACTACACCGAGATCATCGACATCCCCGGTTCCGAGGGCCGTCGCGCGGTGATGTTCGTCAACCACGAGTACACCAACGAGAACATCATGTTCCCGCCCACCATGCCCATCGAGGACCAGCGTGAGATCGGCATGATCAACCACGGCCTGACCGTCGTGGAGCTGGAGCGCAAGAACACCGCCAGCCCCTTCAGCTACGTCAAGGGCGCCCGCCTGAACCGTCGCATCGTCATCGACGACGCCTACCGGATGACCGGCCCGGCCGCCGGCTCGGAGCTGCTCAAGACCAAGGCCGACCCGTCGGGCACCAAGGTGCTGGGTACCCTGGGCAACTGCTCCGGCGGCCTGACCCCGTGGGGCACCCTGCTGTCCGGGGAGGAGAACTTCCACTCCTACTTCCGCGCCGAGGGCACCTCCCCCGAGGAGAAGCGCTACGGCCTCACCGACAAGGCCACCGTCCGCGGCTGGGAGAAGAGCGACCCCCGCTTCGACACCCGCAACAAGGGCTTCGAGAACGAGACCAACCGCTTCGGCTGGATCGTCGAGGTCGACCCCTTCGACCCGAAGTCCACCCCCCGCAAGCACACCGCCCTGGGCCGTTTCAAGCACGAGGGCGCCAATGTCATCGTCGCCGAGAACGGCCACGTGGTTGCCTACTCCGGTGACGACGAGAAGTTCGACTACCTGTACAAGTTCGTCAGCAAGCGCAAGTACCGCAAGAACGACCGTCGCCACAACATGCGCCTGCTGGAGGAGGGTGACCTGTACGTCGCCAAGTTCAGCGGCAACTCGCCCGCCAGCGAGATCGACGGCAAGGGCACTCTGCCCAGCGATGGTGCCTTCGACGGCACCGGTCGTTGGCTGCCGCTGACCAAGGACGGCAAGTCCATGGTCGAGGGCATGAGCCTGGAGGAGGTGCTGGTCCACACCCGCATCGCCGCCGACAGGCTGGGCGCCACCAAGATGGACCGTTGCGAGGACGTCCAGCCCTCGCTGCACAGCCGCCGCGTCTACGTCGCCTGCACCAACAACTCCGACCGCGCCAAGCCAGGCAAGGCCGGCGTAGACGAGCCGAACCCCCGCGCCGAGAACCGCGATGGCCACATCGTGGAGATCGACGAGCTGGGCGAGCAGACCTCGTTGCGCTTCGCCTGGAACCTGATGCTGGTCTGCGGCGATCCTGCCACCGACGAGAACACCTACTTCGCCGGCTACCCGCGCGAGCACGTCTCGCCGATCAGCTGCCCGGACAACCTGGCCTTTGACTCGGTGGGCAATCTGTGGATCTCCACCGACGGCGCCCCCGACGGCATCGGCTACAACGACGGCCTGTTCAAGGTCACGCTGACCGGCCGTGACCGGGGCCGCGTCGAGCAGTTCCTCTCGGTGCCCCGCGACGCCGAGACCTGCGGGCCGATCGTCCGTGATCAGGAGAAGACGGTCTTCGTCGCCGTGCAGCACCCGGGCGAGGAGGGCACCTGGGAGGAGCCGAACAGCTACTTCCCCGACTACGACAACACCCTGCCCCGCCCCACGGTGGTGCAGGTCTACAAGAAGGCCCCGGCCAAGGGCCGCGGCCGCGGCCGCAAGTGA
- the purQ gene encoding phosphoribosylformylglycinamidine synthase subunit PurQ gives MVKIGVVTFPGSLDDHDAIRAVELAGATPVPLWHASDSLEGVDAVVLPGGFSYGDYLRCGAIARFSPVMSSVVEAANQGMPTLGICNGFQVLCESHLLPGAMIRNEQRHFVCKDQRLRVETKDTTWTCDFEAGEEITIVLKNGEGNYQASPETLKMLEDNNQVVFRYIDGNPNGSSHDIAGITNERGNVVGLMPHPEHNMEELTGPSLDGRKFFSSVLKFLEARV, from the coding sequence ATGGTCAAGATCGGTGTGGTGACCTTTCCCGGGTCGCTCGACGACCACGACGCCATCCGCGCCGTGGAGCTCGCCGGGGCAACCCCCGTGCCGCTGTGGCACGCGTCGGACTCCCTGGAGGGGGTCGACGCCGTCGTCCTGCCCGGTGGGTTCAGCTACGGCGACTACCTGCGCTGCGGCGCCATCGCCCGTTTCTCCCCGGTGATGTCCTCCGTGGTCGAGGCCGCCAACCAGGGCATGCCGACGCTGGGCATCTGCAATGGCTTCCAGGTGCTGTGCGAGAGCCACCTGCTGCCCGGTGCCATGATCCGCAATGAGCAGCGCCACTTCGTCTGCAAGGACCAGCGGCTGCGGGTTGAGACCAAGGACACCACCTGGACCTGCGACTTCGAGGCCGGTGAGGAGATCACCATCGTCCTCAAGAACGGCGAGGGCAACTACCAGGCCAGCCCGGAGACGCTGAAGATGCTGGAGGACAACAACCAGGTGGTCTTCCGCTACATCGACGGCAATCCCAATGGCTCCAGCCATGACATCGCCGGCATCACCAATGAGCGTGGCAATGTCGTCGGTTTGATGCCCCACCCGGAGCACAACATGGAGGAGCTGACCGGCCCCAGCCTGGATGGCCGCAAGTTCTTCAGCTCGGTGCTGAAGTTCCTCGAGGCCCGCGTCTGA